The Saccharopolyspora gloriosae genome has a segment encoding these proteins:
- a CDS encoding DUF2339 domain-containing protein — MATQRTARTIAGPTSDLDKLADPIDRIAVMFAELGTELGVLGEQLRGPNAKRATTTGENTTNTEGDTVNTGERSIRIGGPTAAPPDRPTPPDRPTPAGQAPGSRRARPAVPDRIPLPEATIHTGSAPIPGEPVDTSFAEPTQTPAAQAAGAAPYSGTFSTPQNRRSDTDHREQRARRSGSTGHVDAVGLDTARAGNPAAHARAQPDGFLTWLNQPVGGEQATAGTPARAEPLFPPKPPLLDRLANWTSRQGTRLLAWSGAAITLLGVVLLMVMAVQNGWIGPLGRVAGGAALGTLLLGSAFRVRHRSAVAGAFALAATGIAVLYLDVLAATALYDFLPAPAGLAAALVLAVLGLWLADRWRSQALAIGVVLSCALCAPLLFGPVLREPTATALLTAFLVVLKIAATPVQVRRAWRGLTAAAAVPAILAALISDGHALVTGSPWAAAWAALAVTGTGLALAVISAHHRPRDPLAVALLITAATPTLLAAPMLGRAAALGFLAFVAALYFAVWCAGRFGRLPAVLGVVAGGMCAATVFQATLLVAGGSGRSLSLLAEALVLALLAHRLRGKGLLLGATLFGAMGVLIALVSEVPPTLFLTFGAEPYLSGGTSAMISGLAAFLLVGATSSAVTWSAVRLDVLPRTPQAVLPAAIGLLYGGGGTVLTLSLLVAPNDTGFLAGHALITVSWMMLAFLSLLRGIHSVPPRVAGFVLVGVALTKLLVFDLSALSGLVRVLAFLAAGLILLAGGTRYARLIAERDERPAEV; from the coding sequence TTCGCCGAGCTGGGGACCGAACTCGGCGTGCTCGGGGAGCAGCTTCGCGGGCCGAACGCGAAGCGCGCAACAACAACTGGGGAAAACACGACGAACACCGAAGGTGACACCGTGAACACTGGGGAACGCAGCATCCGCATCGGTGGCCCGACCGCCGCACCACCCGACCGGCCAACACCACCGGACCGACCAACACCAGCCGGCCAGGCGCCGGGGAGCAGACGGGCGCGACCGGCCGTCCCGGACCGGATCCCGCTCCCGGAAGCGACGATCCACACCGGATCCGCACCGATTCCCGGAGAACCCGTCGACACCAGTTTCGCAGAACCGACGCAGACCCCGGCCGCGCAAGCGGCCGGGGCTGCCCCGTATTCGGGGACCTTTTCCACACCGCAAAACCGCCGATCCGACACCGATCACCGGGAACAGCGCGCTCGGCGGTCCGGCTCCACGGGACACGTTGACGCGGTCGGCCTCGACACCGCCCGCGCGGGGAATCCCGCCGCGCACGCCCGCGCTCAGCCCGACGGCTTCCTGACCTGGCTGAACCAGCCGGTCGGCGGCGAGCAGGCAACAGCCGGGACGCCCGCGCGCGCCGAGCCGCTGTTCCCGCCGAAGCCCCCGCTGCTGGACCGGCTCGCGAACTGGACGTCCCGGCAAGGCACCCGCCTGCTCGCCTGGTCCGGCGCCGCGATCACCCTGCTCGGCGTTGTGCTGCTGATGGTGATGGCGGTGCAGAACGGATGGATCGGCCCGCTCGGCCGCGTCGCGGGCGGCGCCGCGCTCGGCACGCTGCTGCTCGGCTCCGCGTTCCGGGTTCGGCACCGGTCCGCCGTCGCGGGCGCCTTCGCGCTGGCCGCCACCGGTATCGCCGTGCTGTACCTGGACGTGCTGGCGGCCACCGCGCTCTACGACTTCCTGCCCGCACCCGCCGGACTCGCCGCCGCGCTGGTGCTGGCCGTGCTCGGGCTGTGGCTCGCCGACCGCTGGCGATCCCAAGCCCTGGCCATCGGTGTGGTGCTCAGCTGCGCACTGTGCGCGCCGCTGCTGTTCGGCCCCGTGCTGCGCGAGCCCACCGCCACTGCGCTGCTGACCGCTTTCCTGGTCGTGCTGAAGATCGCCGCGACGCCGGTGCAGGTGCGCCGAGCCTGGCGCGGACTCACCGCGGCCGCTGCCGTTCCGGCGATCCTCGCCGCCCTCATCTCCGACGGCCACGCCCTGGTCACCGGCTCGCCGTGGGCCGCGGCGTGGGCCGCACTCGCCGTCACCGGCACCGGACTCGCGTTGGCCGTGATCAGCGCGCACCACCGTCCCCGCGATCCCCTCGCGGTCGCCCTGCTGATCACCGCCGCGACCCCGACGCTGCTGGCCGCGCCGATGCTGGGACGCGCAGCCGCCCTCGGGTTCCTGGCGTTCGTCGCCGCGCTGTACTTCGCGGTGTGGTGCGCAGGCCGATTCGGCAGGCTGCCCGCCGTGCTCGGCGTCGTCGCGGGCGGCATGTGCGCCGCGACCGTCTTCCAGGCCACGTTGCTGGTGGCCGGTGGATCGGGACGCTCGCTGAGCCTGCTCGCCGAAGCGCTGGTGCTGGCACTGCTCGCGCACCGGCTGCGCGGCAAAGGACTGCTGCTGGGAGCCACGCTGTTCGGCGCGATGGGAGTGCTGATCGCGCTGGTGTCCGAAGTGCCGCCGACGCTGTTCCTGACGTTCGGCGCCGAGCCGTACCTGTCCGGCGGGACCTCCGCGATGATCTCCGGGCTGGCGGCGTTCCTGCTGGTCGGCGCCACCAGCTCCGCCGTCACCTGGTCGGCCGTCCGGCTGGACGTGCTGCCGCGCACGCCGCAGGCAGTGCTGCCCGCCGCGATCGGCCTGCTCTACGGCGGCGGCGGGACGGTGCTGACGCTGAGCCTGCTGGTCGCGCCGAACGACACCGGTTTCCTGGCCGGACACGCCCTGATCACCGTGTCCTGGATGATGCTGGCGTTCCTGTCGCTGCTGCGCGGAATCCACTCGGTGCCGCCGCGCGTCGCCGGATTCGTACTGGTCGGAGTCGCGTTGACGAAACTGCTCGTGTTCGACCTCTCGGCGCTGTCAGGACTGGTCCGGGTGCTGGCGTTCCTCGCGGCCGGACTCATCCTGCTCGCCGGTGGAACCCGCTACGCCCGGCTGATCGCCGAACGCGACGAACGCCCGGCCGAGGTGTGA
- a CDS encoding glutaredoxin domain-containing protein, giving the protein MSTAQPDGERTDGGGTAAELIVYTRPGCPFCTSLRAGLRRQELEFREIDIWQEQGAAAAVRALADGNETVPTVVLGDWSAVNPSASQVLDAVREHAPELLPETKPGIVSGTLNALGLRRTDH; this is encoded by the coding sequence ATGAGCACGGCGCAACCGGACGGTGAGCGTACGGACGGCGGCGGGACCGCCGCGGAACTGATCGTCTACACCAGGCCGGGCTGCCCGTTCTGCACTTCGCTGCGCGCGGGCTTGCGACGTCAGGAACTGGAGTTCCGCGAGATCGACATCTGGCAGGAGCAGGGTGCCGCGGCCGCAGTGCGGGCGCTCGCCGACGGCAACGAAACAGTGCCGACCGTGGTGCTCGGCGACTGGTCCGCAGTGAACCCCTCCGCTTCCCAGGTCCTGGACGCGGTCCGCGAGCACGCCCCGGAACTGCTCCCGGAGACCAAGCCCGGCATCGTGTCCGGAACCCTCAACGCCTTGGGCCTACGCCGCACGGACCACTGA
- a CDS encoding TetR/AcrR family transcriptional regulator — MSQGTRRERIRAATEMEIREHARALLVTKGRDAVTLRAIARELGITAPALYRYYDSREDLLRQLGDDICTDLVSELTERLQSVESADFRGRLNSVCHGFRGWALAHPKEFALVFATRADETSEPEGGAAHQDGSDDRFASVFMRIIGPLIVESTNLVHHDAAPAGLHCELASNQQSLTRAFSEEGINMPAEALDTNAVYVLLRWWVRLYGHVALEVFGRFPFTLVDADRLYDSLLDELAAEIGIA, encoded by the coding sequence ATGAGCCAGGGCACCCGGCGGGAGCGCATCCGTGCGGCCACCGAAATGGAGATCCGCGAGCACGCTCGCGCGCTGCTCGTCACCAAGGGGCGGGACGCGGTGACCCTGCGGGCGATCGCCCGCGAACTCGGCATCACCGCACCCGCGCTGTACCGCTACTACGACTCGCGGGAAGACCTGCTCCGACAGCTCGGCGACGACATCTGCACCGACCTCGTCAGCGAACTCACCGAACGGCTGCAAAGCGTGGAATCCGCTGACTTCCGCGGCCGGCTGAACTCGGTGTGCCACGGCTTCCGCGGCTGGGCACTGGCGCATCCGAAGGAATTCGCGCTGGTCTTCGCCACCCGCGCCGACGAGACCTCGGAACCGGAGGGCGGCGCCGCGCACCAGGACGGCTCCGACGACCGGTTCGCGAGCGTGTTCATGCGCATCATCGGGCCGTTGATCGTGGAGAGCACGAATCTGGTGCACCACGACGCCGCGCCTGCCGGACTGCACTGCGAACTCGCGTCGAACCAGCAGTCGCTCACCCGAGCCTTCTCCGAGGAGGGCATCAACATGCCCGCGGAGGCGTTGGACACCAACGCGGTCTACGTCCTGCTGCGCTGGTGGGTGCGGTTGTACGGGCACGTCGCGCTGGAAGTGTTCGGGCGGTTCCCGTTCACCCTGGTCGACGCGGATCGGCTCTACGACTCGCTGCTCGACGAACTGGCCGCGGAGATCGGCATCGCCTGA
- a CDS encoding CAP domain-containing protein, with product MPAQAFAADTGQQQRVVELVNQARAGAGCEPLTEDERLTNAANGHSSDMAARGYFSHTTPEGATFDQRIKNAGHPSPGSENIAAGQSSAEQVMDAWMKSDGHKRNILDCSLKSIGVGVETTNWNWTQDFGR from the coding sequence ATGCCGGCCCAGGCCTTCGCCGCTGACACCGGGCAGCAGCAGCGCGTCGTCGAACTGGTGAACCAGGCTCGGGCGGGAGCAGGTTGCGAACCGCTCACCGAGGACGAGCGGCTCACCAACGCCGCGAACGGGCACAGTTCGGACATGGCCGCCCGCGGCTACTTCTCGCACACGACTCCCGAAGGCGCGACCTTCGACCAGCGGATCAAGAACGCCGGTCACCCGTCACCCGGCTCGGAGAACATCGCCGCTGGACAGAGCAGCGCCGAACAGGTCATGGACGCCTGGATGAAGTCCGACGGGCACAAGCGCAACATTCTCGACTGCTCGCTCAAGAGCATCGGCGTTGGAGTGGAGACGACCAACTGGAACTGGACCCAGGACTTCGGTCGCTGA
- a CDS encoding acyl-CoA dehydrogenase: protein MDIPKAPARFDATELANLLDGRWAGVRAKVREELESTELPPGDHLDTESHRAHTLEQLHLLVKSGIPEIGFPVAQGGRGDVGGSVVSLEMLAGNLSLMVKAGVQWGLFGGAVQALGTERHHERYLPSIMNLDLPGCFAMTETGHGSDVQHLRTTATYDPATEEFVVHTPHESARKEYIGNAARDGRMAVVFAQLITGGERHGVHALMVPIRDESGAAEPGVHLSDCGRKAGLNGVDNGRITFDQVRVPREALLNRYGDVAADGTYSSPIESTGKRFFTMLGTLIRGRISVAGTAGSAAKLALEIALRYGTARRQFDRPGTEEETVVLDYLGHQRKLLPALAKSYALHFAQEQLVQTLHEVSGSGDERAQRELESRAAGIKALSTWHATSTIQAAREACGGAGYLAENQLPQLKADTDVFTTFEGDNTVLLQLVAKGLLTDYKDQFGELGTLEVARFVADQFVGTVIERTAAKSLVQRLIDAAQRDDEEAVFDRGWQLKLFDDRERHVLDGVARRLRRATGKDADPFEVFNNAQDHVLRAARVHIDRVVLEAFVAGIERCEDGPTAQLLERVCDLYVLATIEEDRGWFLEHERITPRRAKAVTEGVNGLCQGLRPHAVELVEAFGLPRQWITAPIATGAEAARQDVQREHDRTRA, encoded by the coding sequence ATGGACATCCCGAAGGCACCGGCCCGGTTCGACGCGACCGAACTGGCGAACCTGCTCGACGGGCGCTGGGCCGGCGTCCGCGCCAAGGTGCGCGAAGAACTCGAAAGCACCGAGTTGCCGCCCGGCGATCACCTGGACACCGAATCGCATCGCGCGCACACCCTCGAACAGCTGCACCTGCTGGTCAAAAGCGGCATCCCCGAGATCGGCTTCCCCGTCGCGCAAGGCGGCCGCGGCGACGTCGGCGGCTCCGTCGTCTCGCTGGAGATGCTGGCCGGGAACCTGTCGCTGATGGTCAAGGCAGGCGTGCAGTGGGGCCTGTTCGGCGGCGCCGTGCAGGCGCTGGGCACCGAGCGCCACCACGAGCGCTACCTGCCCTCGATCATGAACCTGGACCTGCCGGGCTGCTTCGCGATGACCGAGACCGGCCACGGCTCGGACGTGCAGCACCTGCGCACCACCGCCACCTACGATCCGGCGACCGAAGAGTTCGTGGTGCACACCCCGCACGAGTCGGCGCGCAAGGAGTACATCGGCAACGCCGCCCGCGACGGCCGGATGGCGGTGGTGTTCGCCCAGCTCATCACCGGCGGCGAACGCCACGGCGTGCACGCGCTGATGGTGCCGATCCGGGACGAGTCCGGTGCGGCCGAACCGGGCGTGCACCTGTCCGACTGCGGCCGCAAGGCCGGGCTCAACGGTGTCGACAACGGGCGCATCACCTTCGACCAGGTGCGGGTGCCGCGGGAGGCGCTGCTCAACCGCTATGGCGACGTGGCCGCGGACGGCACCTACAGCAGCCCGATCGAGAGCACCGGCAAGCGCTTCTTCACCATGCTCGGCACGCTCATCCGCGGCCGGATCTCGGTGGCCGGGACCGCGGGCAGCGCCGCGAAGCTCGCCCTGGAGATCGCGCTGCGGTACGGCACGGCGCGCAGGCAGTTCGACCGGCCGGGCACCGAGGAGGAGACCGTCGTCCTCGACTACCTCGGCCACCAGCGCAAGCTGCTTCCCGCGTTGGCGAAGTCCTACGCGCTGCACTTCGCGCAGGAACAGCTGGTGCAGACGCTGCACGAGGTGTCGGGTTCCGGGGACGAGCGGGCGCAGCGGGAACTGGAATCGCGGGCCGCCGGGATCAAGGCGCTGAGCACCTGGCACGCGACGAGCACGATCCAGGCGGCGCGCGAGGCGTGCGGCGGCGCCGGCTACCTGGCGGAGAACCAGCTGCCGCAGCTCAAGGCCGACACCGACGTGTTCACCACGTTCGAGGGTGACAACACCGTCCTGCTGCAGCTGGTCGCGAAGGGGCTGCTGACGGACTACAAGGACCAGTTCGGCGAGCTCGGCACCTTGGAGGTGGCGCGGTTCGTCGCGGACCAGTTCGTCGGCACGGTCATCGAGCGCACCGCGGCGAAGTCCCTGGTGCAGCGCCTGATCGACGCCGCTCAGCGAGACGACGAGGAAGCGGTGTTCGACCGCGGCTGGCAGCTCAAGCTGTTCGACGACCGCGAGCGCCATGTGCTCGACGGTGTCGCCCGCAGGCTGCGGCGGGCCACCGGCAAGGACGCGGATCCGTTCGAGGTGTTCAACAACGCCCAGGACCACGTGCTGCGGGCGGCTCGGGTGCACATCGACCGGGTGGTGCTGGAGGCGTTCGTCGCGGGCATCGAACGCTGCGAGGACGGTCCGACCGCGCAGCTGCTGGAGCGGGTCTGCGATCTGTACGTGCTCGCCACGATCGAGGAGGACCGGGGCTGGTTCCTGGAGCACGAGCGGATCACGCCACGTCGAGCCAAGGCGGTGACGGAAGGGGTGAACGGCCTGTGCCAGGGGCTTCGGCCGCACGCGGTGGAGCTGGTGGAGGCGTTCGGCCTGCCGCGCCAGTGGATCACCGCTCCGATCGCGACCGGCGCCGAGGCGGCTCGCCAGGACGTGCAGCGCGAGCACGACCGGACTCGCGCCTGA
- the leuS gene encoding leucine--tRNA ligase, translated as MSGQEAGVTSEPTGDPSTGSSVNGSEETPRFRYTAETAARVEQRWQQRWEELGTFHAPNPAGPLRTESELDAANKLFIQDMFPYPSGSGLHVGHPLGFIGTDVYARFHRMLGRNVLHTMGFDAFGLPAEQYAVQTGTHPRTTTEQNIERYLRQIRRLGLGHDERRRIATTDIEFYKWTQWIFLQVFHAWYDTEADGGKGRARPISELEKQFADGERATPDGRSWSELSRTEQRKLIDSYRLAYLSEAPVNWAPGLGTVVANEEVTADGLTERGNFPVFRRNLKQWMMRITAYSDRLVDDLDRLDWPDKVKSMQRNWIGRSQGANVSFELDGSAERIEVFTTRPDTLFGVTYLVLAPEHPLVDELTAAEWPEGTRDGWTGGAPTPAQAVADYRRTASMKSDLDRQENKDKTGVFTGAWATNPVNGTQIPVFVADYVLMGYGTGAIMAVPGEDTRDWDFAQAFELPVVRTVQPTDDHVDGAFTGDGPRINSANPEAGLDLNGLGLDEAKSTVIDWLAERGHGSGTVQYKLRDWLFARQRYWGEPFPIVYGEDGEPLGVPESSLPVVLPEVEDYSPRTFDPEDADSRPEPPLAKATEWAEVELDLGDGLKDYRRDTNVMPQWAGSCWYQLRYIDPVNDSEFVDPANERYWMGPRPQTHGADDPGGLDLYVGGVEHAVLHLLYSRFWHKVLFDLGFLSSEEPYRRLYNQGYIQAFAYTDSRGVYVPADEVEERDGKFFFGDEEVRREYGKMGKSLKNSVSPDEMADAYGADTLRLYEMAMGPLDTSRPWATKDVVGSHRFLQRLWRNVVDESSGELRITEEQPDDEVLRALHKTIDGVREDFDALRFNTAVAKLIELNNRITKTYSGAAGTPRQVVEPLVLMVAPLTPHLAEELWSRLGHDGSLAHGPFPVAAEEYLVEDTAEYPIQINGKVRSRVVVPASASQDEVRTAALADEKVVAALEGKEPRKVIVVPGRLVNVVA; from the coding sequence ATGAGCGGCCAGGAAGCAGGCGTGACGAGCGAGCCGACGGGAGATCCGTCGACGGGGAGCTCGGTGAACGGGAGTGAGGAGACGCCCCGGTTCCGCTACACCGCGGAGACGGCGGCGCGGGTCGAGCAGCGCTGGCAGCAGCGTTGGGAAGAACTCGGCACCTTCCACGCGCCGAACCCGGCAGGGCCGCTGCGCACCGAGTCCGAACTGGACGCGGCGAACAAGCTGTTCATCCAGGACATGTTCCCGTACCCGTCGGGTTCGGGACTGCACGTCGGGCACCCGCTGGGCTTCATCGGCACCGACGTCTACGCCCGGTTCCACCGGATGCTGGGCCGCAACGTGCTGCACACGATGGGCTTCGACGCGTTCGGCCTGCCCGCCGAGCAGTACGCGGTGCAGACCGGCACCCACCCGCGGACCACCACCGAGCAGAACATCGAGCGCTACCTGCGCCAGATCCGCCGGCTGGGCCTGGGCCACGACGAGCGCCGCCGGATCGCGACCACGGACATCGAGTTCTACAAGTGGACGCAGTGGATCTTCCTGCAGGTCTTCCACGCCTGGTACGACACCGAAGCCGACGGTGGCAAGGGCCGCGCACGGCCGATCTCCGAGCTGGAGAAGCAGTTCGCCGACGGCGAGCGCGCCACCCCGGACGGGCGTTCGTGGAGCGAGCTGAGCCGCACCGAGCAGCGCAAGCTGATCGACTCCTACCGGCTGGCGTACCTGTCGGAGGCGCCGGTGAACTGGGCGCCCGGCCTGGGCACGGTCGTGGCGAACGAAGAGGTCACCGCCGACGGCCTGACCGAACGCGGCAACTTCCCGGTGTTCCGCCGCAACTTGAAGCAGTGGATGATGCGGATCACCGCGTACTCCGACCGCCTGGTGGACGACCTGGACCGGCTGGACTGGCCGGACAAGGTCAAGAGCATGCAGCGGAACTGGATCGGCCGCTCGCAGGGCGCGAACGTCTCGTTCGAGCTGGACGGTTCCGCCGAGCGCATCGAGGTGTTCACCACCCGGCCGGACACGCTGTTCGGCGTGACCTACCTGGTGCTGGCGCCGGAGCACCCGCTGGTGGACGAGCTGACCGCCGCCGAGTGGCCGGAGGGCACCCGCGACGGCTGGACCGGCGGCGCCCCCACCCCGGCGCAGGCCGTGGCGGACTACCGGCGCACCGCGTCGATGAAGTCCGACCTGGACCGCCAGGAGAACAAGGACAAGACCGGCGTGTTCACCGGCGCCTGGGCCACCAACCCGGTCAACGGCACGCAGATCCCGGTGTTCGTCGCCGACTACGTGCTGATGGGCTACGGCACCGGCGCGATCATGGCGGTGCCCGGCGAGGACACTCGCGACTGGGATTTCGCGCAGGCCTTCGAGCTGCCGGTGGTGCGCACCGTGCAGCCCACCGACGACCACGTCGACGGCGCCTTCACCGGTGACGGGCCGCGGATCAACTCCGCGAATCCCGAAGCAGGCCTGGACCTCAACGGCCTGGGTCTGGACGAGGCGAAGAGCACCGTCATCGACTGGCTGGCCGAGCGCGGCCACGGCAGCGGCACGGTGCAGTACAAGCTGCGGGACTGGCTGTTCGCCCGGCAGCGCTACTGGGGCGAGCCGTTCCCCATCGTCTACGGCGAGGACGGCGAGCCGCTGGGCGTGCCGGAGAGCTCGCTGCCGGTCGTGCTGCCCGAGGTCGAGGACTACTCGCCGCGCACCTTCGACCCGGAGGACGCCGACAGCCGTCCCGAGCCGCCGCTGGCGAAGGCCACCGAGTGGGCCGAGGTCGAACTGGACCTGGGCGACGGGCTCAAGGACTACCGGCGCGACACCAACGTGATGCCGCAGTGGGCCGGTTCCTGCTGGTACCAGCTGCGCTACATCGACCCGGTCAACGACTCCGAGTTCGTCGACCCGGCCAACGAGCGCTACTGGATGGGGCCGCGGCCGCAGACGCACGGCGCGGACGACCCGGGCGGCCTGGACCTGTACGTCGGCGGCGTGGAGCACGCGGTGCTGCACCTGCTGTACTCGCGGTTCTGGCACAAGGTGCTGTTCGACCTGGGCTTCCTGAGCTCGGAGGAGCCCTACCGGCGGCTGTACAACCAGGGCTACATCCAGGCGTTCGCCTACACCGACTCCCGCGGCGTGTACGTGCCCGCGGACGAGGTCGAGGAGCGCGACGGCAAGTTCTTCTTCGGTGACGAGGAGGTGCGTCGCGAGTACGGGAAGATGGGCAAGAGCCTGAAGAACTCCGTCTCCCCGGACGAGATGGCCGACGCCTACGGCGCGGACACGCTGCGGCTGTACGAGATGGCGATGGGGCCGCTGGACACCTCGCGGCCGTGGGCGACCAAGGACGTCGTCGGCTCGCACCGGTTCCTGCAGCGGCTGTGGCGCAACGTCGTCGACGAGAGCTCCGGTGAGTTGCGGATCACCGAGGAGCAGCCCGACGACGAGGTGCTGCGCGCGCTGCACAAGACGATCGACGGGGTGCGCGAGGACTTCGACGCGCTGCGCTTCAACACCGCGGTGGCGAAGCTGATCGAGCTGAACAACCGGATCACCAAGACGTACTCCGGTGCGGCGGGCACGCCGCGTCAGGTGGTGGAGCCGCTGGTGCTGATGGTGGCTCCGCTGACTCCGCACCTGGCGGAGGAGCTGTGGTCGCGGCTGGGGCACGACGGCAGCCTGGCCCACGGCCCGTTCCCGGTGGCGGCGGAGGAGTACTTGGTCGAGGACACGGCCGAGTACCCGATCCAGATCAACGGCAAGGTCCGGTCGCGGGTCGTGGTGCCCGCTTCGGCCTCGCAGGACGAGGTGCGCACGGCCGCGCTGGCGGACGAGAAGGTGGTGGCCGCGTTGGAGGGCAAGGAGCCGCGCAAGGTCATCGTCGTTCCCGGTCGCCTGGTCAACGTCGTCGCCTGA
- a CDS encoding esterase-like activity of phytase family protein, with protein sequence MISNRLRVVLAAAVLSMAAAPTACAAPARPAAPDGVRLLGERTLPWGTTFQGTAVGGLSGLDFDPRTGQWVFISDDRSEKNPARFYTADVEIEPDGIDAWNLTGTHPFRRPDGATYPPISAADGTTVDPEEIRFDPWSHDLWWTSEGERDQQLIDPSIRSAAPGGAFRAELPLPPNLAVEPDAGPRRNESLESLTFAAGGSLVVNAVESALLQDGDPPTTEHGALSRITVQDRGGRVLSQHAYPIDPVFAESDGEPGDNGIAAVLAAGDDRYLVLERAYVEGVGNSIRIYEADLRGSDDVKDVPSLRDAPVRPVHKRLLADLGRFEPGTVDNVEGITWGPRLPTGERTLALVSDNNFSPAQTTRLIVLALR encoded by the coding sequence ATGATCTCGAACCGGCTCCGCGTCGTGCTGGCCGCGGCGGTGCTCTCGATGGCGGCGGCACCGACGGCGTGCGCCGCACCGGCCCGGCCCGCCGCCCCGGACGGGGTGCGCCTGCTGGGCGAGCGGACCCTGCCGTGGGGGACGACGTTCCAGGGCACCGCCGTCGGCGGCCTCTCCGGCCTGGACTTCGACCCGCGCACCGGGCAGTGGGTGTTCATCAGCGACGACCGGTCCGAGAAGAACCCGGCCCGCTTCTACACCGCGGACGTCGAGATCGAGCCCGATGGGATCGACGCGTGGAATCTCACCGGGACCCACCCGTTCCGGCGTCCGGACGGCGCCACCTATCCGCCGATCTCCGCGGCGGACGGCACCACCGTCGACCCGGAGGAGATCCGTTTCGACCCGTGGTCGCACGACCTGTGGTGGACCAGCGAAGGGGAACGGGACCAGCAGCTGATCGACCCGTCGATCCGGTCGGCGGCCCCGGGCGGCGCGTTCCGGGCGGAGCTGCCGCTGCCACCGAACCTGGCCGTGGAACCGGACGCGGGTCCGCGGCGCAACGAATCGCTGGAGTCCCTCACGTTCGCCGCAGGCGGTTCGCTGGTGGTCAACGCGGTCGAGTCCGCGCTGCTGCAGGACGGTGACCCGCCGACGACCGAGCACGGCGCGCTCAGCCGGATCACCGTGCAGGACCGCGGCGGGCGGGTGCTCTCGCAGCACGCCTATCCGATCGACCCGGTCTTCGCCGAATCCGACGGCGAACCCGGTGACAACGGGATCGCGGCCGTGCTCGCCGCCGGCGACGACCGCTACCTCGTGCTGGAGCGGGCCTACGTCGAAGGAGTCGGCAACTCCATCCGGATCTACGAAGCGGACCTGCGCGGTTCGGACGACGTCAAGGACGTGCCCTCGCTGCGCGACGCACCGGTCCGCCCGGTGCACAAGCGGCTGCTCGCGGACCTCGGACGGTTCGAGCCCGGCACCGTCGACAACGTCGAAGGCATCACGTGGGGGCCGCGACTGCCCACCGGTGAACGCACGCTCGCCCTGGTCAGCGACAACAACTTCTCCCCCGCCCAGACCACCCGGCTCATCGTGCTGGCGTTGCGCTGA
- a CDS encoding SdpI family protein — protein MAVQVILCALLVVLGAALVFIGWRGLRSQLPPNRYVGVRTPATMSSEAAFELGNRVAAPAMLAGGAVAILAGVSEPLLSTVTSAVLVAVLGIVGAFALMVVGGVLGNKAAEAMPAPATAGCSGCPGGCCG, from the coding sequence ATGGCTGTGCAGGTGATCTTGTGTGCGTTGCTCGTGGTGCTCGGAGCGGCGCTGGTGTTCATCGGATGGCGCGGACTGCGAAGCCAGCTGCCGCCGAACCGCTACGTGGGCGTCCGCACCCCGGCGACGATGAGCAGCGAAGCGGCGTTCGAGCTCGGCAACCGGGTCGCCGCCCCCGCGATGCTGGCGGGCGGCGCCGTCGCGATCCTCGCGGGCGTGTCCGAACCGCTGCTGAGCACGGTCACCAGTGCCGTGCTGGTCGCGGTGCTCGGCATCGTCGGAGCGTTCGCCCTGATGGTCGTCGGCGGAGTCCTCGGCAACAAGGCCGCCGAAGCGATGCCCGCCCCGGCGACGGCGGGTTGCTCGGGCTGCCCCGGCGGCTGCTGCGGCTGA
- a CDS encoding YqgE/AlgH family protein, translating into MESDAEVEPGTLLVAAPQLLDMNFRRTVVYIIHHRGEGTLGVILNRPSEVAVSDVLPQWAPHASEPPSLYVGGPVEQRTAICLAALRAGEDVARISGMVGVRGPVGLVDLDGDPDDLVPRARGLRFFAGYAGWDAKQLAGEIERGDWIVVPALPDDVIAAPDADLWGRVLRRQSTPLAFLATHPGDVKLN; encoded by the coding sequence GTGGAATCAGACGCGGAGGTCGAGCCGGGGACGCTGCTGGTGGCTGCCCCGCAGCTGCTCGACATGAACTTCCGCCGGACGGTGGTCTACATCATCCACCACCGGGGCGAGGGCACTCTCGGCGTCATCTTGAACCGGCCCAGCGAGGTCGCCGTCAGCGACGTGCTGCCGCAGTGGGCGCCGCACGCCAGCGAACCGCCGTCGCTGTACGTCGGCGGACCGGTGGAGCAGCGGACGGCGATCTGCCTGGCCGCGCTCCGCGCCGGTGAGGACGTCGCGCGGATCTCCGGCATGGTCGGCGTGCGCGGCCCGGTCGGACTCGTGGACCTCGACGGTGACCCCGACGATCTGGTGCCGCGAGCACGCGGGCTTCGGTTCTTCGCCGGCTACGCCGGGTGGGACGCCAAGCAACTCGCGGGCGAGATCGAACGCGGCGACTGGATCGTGGTCCCCGCGCTGCCGGACGACGTGATCGCGGCTCCCGATGCGGACCTGTGGGGACGAGTGCTGCGCAGGCAGAGCACTCCGCTGGCGTTCCTGGCCACCCACCCCGGCGACGTGAAGCTCAACTGA